One region of Oncorhynchus keta strain PuntledgeMale-10-30-2019 chromosome 24, Oket_V2, whole genome shotgun sequence genomic DNA includes:
- the LOC118402686 gene encoding charged multivesicular body protein 2a, giving the protein MEFLFGKRKTPEEMLRQNQRALNRAMRDLDRERQRLEQQEKKIIADIKKMAKQGQMDAVKIMAKDLVRTRHYVKKFIMMRANIQAVSLKIQTLKSNNSMAQAMKGVTKAMATMNRQMKLPQIQKIMMEFERQSEIMDMKEEMMNDAIDDAMGDEDDEEESDAVVSQVLDELGLNLSDELSNLPSTGGSLSVAGGKKSEPQPALADADADLEERLNNLRRD; this is encoded by the exons ATGGAGTTCCTGTTTGGGAAGAGGAAGACCCCAGAGGAGATGCTGAGGCAGAACCAGAGGGCACTGAATCGAGCCATGAGAGATCTGGACAGAGAGCGACAAAGACTGGAGCAGCAGGAGAAGAAAATCATAGCTGACATTAAGAAAATGGCCAAACAGGGACAGATG GATGCTGTCAAGATCATGGCGAAGGACTTGGTTCGCACAAGGCACTATGTGAAGAAATTTATTATGATGAGGGCAAATATCCAGGCAGTCAGTCTGAAAATCCAGACTCTCAAGTCAAACAACAGCATGGCACAGGCAATGAAAGGAGTCACCAAAGCCATGGCTACCATGAACAGACAG ATGAAGTTGCCACAGATTCAGAAGATCATGATGGAATTTGAACGACAGAGTGAGATCATGGACATGAAAGAGGAGATGATGAATGATGCCATAGATGATGCCatgggtgatgaggatgatgaagaAGAGAG TGATGCTGTTGTGTCCCAAGTGTTGGACGAGCTGGGTCTCAATCTCTCTGACGAACTCTCAA ATCTGCCATCCACGGGAGGTAGCCTCTCAGTGGCAGGTGGGAAGAAATCTGAACCCCAGCCAGCTCTGGCAGATGCAGATGCTGATCTGGAGGAGAGACTGAATAACCTCAGGAGAGACTGA